The DNA segment atacacccacttcagacttaggacttatccaatgcctaatccgaaactcctagatttacacagataagattctcagttcttatcagactggtggaagctttcagagtagcttcaattctcttcaacaatgagtatagttgagttgagcttctcaaactgcagagcggtcgagaggcttgaaaaccctaggatgatccttgacgatcagatatgtgaactgtaggcgagggtttatttgagcagcaaatgaatgatcttgtaagtgtgctcaagtatatcagatgaggacttctgatattattcaagtgattgagttgattgagatttttctgaattgcttgtctctctttgttGTCTACTGTCCttttttgagcaatcttccctttatataggtcaatcatcaacgtctttattttgaacgttctgatgctgcattgaatgcacatttaatgctcataaatgcattgatgattctgcatgaagatcgtacactgcagacaacttccagggtccaaaactggaataaacggtcgaatgctttatctgtagtcattctgtgtttttgccattttggtgcaacctgttgtctcgattgcaggagtcaacatatcttctgacacgccggttctgcttttaataaaagatcttgcaaagaacatcttgtcacaggtacttgtcttgagatatcctgataggcagttggcattctacctgtagagatatttgtcctctgctggtttgaataaccagtcgataagcttgtgacttcaaccggtcgagagacaaaggcggttgacaagcttccggtagatagatttatcctctgctggttttgatagccagtcgataggcttgtgacttcagccggtcgagagcaaaggcggttgacaagcttccggtagaagttgtagtagattcctgaaatacaatggttggcagcacattcctatacaatgagttgttgtttgttatcaccaaaatatcggattcaacatattattttcatagaattataccttttttggtaattttgacaataaaaagttcttataataccaaacatataaaaaattataatggtAAGAATCCTATTAATATAgatttattctaaaactatttttgtttattataaGAACGGAGAGGCTATATATTCGTATATCATAAATTATTATGGTAAGAATCATATTATAAAGGCATTTTCATTCGCTGTAAATCTAACTACATAAttgtataaatataaaaaattctgTAAAATGgtactttttaaattttaatcgtttatTAATGATCATATATCTCATATCAACCAAATTATTAATTACTTATTTCATGTTAATCACATTAAAATTACAATGTAATAACTATTTagacaccgtttggtttgaggtatgatataattaatatatagataagtagtataatgtaataaaaaataaataaaaaatgatagttaaaattgtattggatttgattgataaattatgatttatttaatttgattgattaaattttatataaaaatgttaaataactattttgtttttttaacaataataaaaattatattatttataaggggtaatatagtaatttaaatttaatgatttgattaatgtaagataaataattaataatttgattgatgtaaaataaatagttaatatatagataaataatatgatgagaaaaacgtgagatgagatgagatgagttatacataCTAGCGACCGAGGCACACGCGATGCGTGTGCGacattaaaattttaagtttattttaataCGATACAATgacatttttataataaaaattttgtgtGTGATATGTACTTACATTATTTTAATCCGTGTACTTGACAATTTTTTTAGAACAATAATTATATTGAAATCAATATCACCAACTCACCATCACTATGCAAAcataaaaaatgaataaatgattaaaattgaataTCGATCTaccattatttaaaaattattgtaaAAAGAAAATATTCAACATCACCATCACATATACATATCtatttatatgaatcaatttttcaaaacttgtctTCTTATCTGCGACGCTCGTAAAACTGCAGGAATAACAATTATAAACTGATAATTTATTCTATTACATTGAAGTAATATTTAGTAAGAataatatgtaatttatgtaGTACCGTTTTTATGTCAATATCATTGGCAGGTCTGATTTTTTTCCTGTCAATATATAAATAAAGGTAAAAATGCGAGAGTATAATGAAATAATAAGTAaggttattattaatttttcctTTAAACTATAAGCGCATATGTACCtgaacaattttgtttcttctttctGCCTTCGTTTTGCTATGCCTTTCTTTAAAATTAACGGGATTAAAACTTGTAAAACTTAAATAGACATTAAACACACTGCATCTAAAAAATCTTAAAGAGTATATGTTGGCATACCTTCGTTAGATCCCAGCCTTCAATCCAACCAATTCTCTTcatactataaaaaaaattaaaaaatatataatcttaaCTTTCTACGTTAAAATAAAAGATAGACTGTATAATAAAGTTGCTTACGTATGTCTCTTAATTTTtcgaaatatttttaaaatcaaacGTCCGAAGTCAATTATCTTCATTCCAATTGTGATTTTCCAGCCCAAACCAATAATCCGCGTCCTTGTGGGCTTTAAATTTATCAAAGTCAATGTTAGATGagaattatttataaaattatatgtaattagaattaaaataaaaattaattaaaatataccaTATGCAACATAGCATTCAACCGCAATAAATTTTGTTGATATATTGTAATAGCATCCACATGCATGAACTGAATATTTCTTGTTGCGCCAGTGTTGTACTGCATCTTGAGCTTTATGATGTCGCCtgctattaaaaaaaaagagttgtATAAATTAGTAAATAGATTTTTTaacgaaaatatgaaaacaaaaTAATGATATCTCACATTCATGTTTTTCTCATCAATTTGGAAGCAGTATGTCTCTGTACACAATGTTTTTGGTGTACACCCCTGATCGATTTTGTAACTTTCCATCTTttactaaaatttttgttgatctTTGAGAAATTCCTCTAGAAAGTGCGACATACAGTTGACCATGACTAAACACATGATTACGCAAAAAAATACCAACATTTGGTATTGTTTGACCTTGTGCCTTGTTTATGGTAAGAGCAAAACTTAATCTTATGGGATATTGTCTGCGTGTCAGTTCAAATGGCAGTCCTgaattttcttcacttttcatAGGCATTCGATGAAGAAAATATCGTGTACCCTTGTGAGGACCTGTTATGATTTCTGCATCTATGAAGTTCCTCCCAAGATTGCGACATATTAATCTTGTTCCATTGCAGAGTCCGAGTTCAGGTGCAACATTCCGTAAGAGCATAATTGGACATCCTACTTTCAATGTGATTCGATGAGGTGGCAAACCACTCGGACAAAGAGAATTCAAAAACTCTTCTTGAAAAAGATTGTTGTTATCATCTTCTACGGAGTCCCAAGATGTGTATAATATTTCTTTTCcgggaaattttaaaatgagaATTTCATTGATTTCATCAACATCTACATTTTTTGTAGTGATAATAGCTCTGTCAACCATGTAATTTGCATCATGTACATGGGCTGACATATTTGGAAAAACAGAATCAATCAATTGCTGAATTGAATTTTCACTTTCCCATGGTATGATCATCGAATTCGgcaactttataaaattaccaCCTACGTTTTCTTCTAAACCATCACCAACCCGTAAAAGAAATTGTGAGAACTCAATATCTTGGGCAGATCTCATATTTTGTTGTAAGTGTAATATCTTCACTGAATTCCAAAACGATGACCTTGAAATGCTGGCAGCAATTTGATCTCTCATTGATCCTCGTTTAACAACTGGTAATACTTGCCTAAAGTCACCACCAAAAATTATAGTCTTTCCTCCAAATGGCAATTGGTTATCCATTATATCTTGGAAAGTTTGACTGACAGCTTCAAAAGCATAACGATTTGCCATTGGAGCCTCATCCCATACCACAGTTGTTGCACGTCTTATTAACTCTGCAAGATCTGACTGCTTGTTAATCTTGCAAAGTGTTGATGTTGTGGGTTTTAGTGGTATTTGGAGGCGTGAATGTGCAGTCCTACCACCGGGTAACAATGTTGCAGCAATTCCAGAAGTTGCTACTGCAATTGCAATTTTACCATTTTTTCGTAATTGTGCCAAAATTGATCGATAAAGAAAAGTTTTACCAGTTCCACCTGGACCATCAATGAAGAAAAGGTTTGAGTGATTGCACATAATACTTTCCATTATAGTATCAAAAGCCATCTTTTGATGCGCATTTAAATGTATGATAGATCTCAAATCTTCTTCAGGTATTTCGATCGATAGCTCATCCTCGATTATTCTCGGCAGTGGGGAATCTCCTAAGAAGTCGGTACTTATTGGTGGCAAATCAAAGtcatccaatttttttttatattgatgCAGCAATCGTCGTATCTCAAGAAGcaatttatttgtgataaatAAACTAATTCCTGAAATAGATCTACCATAATCTTCAGACATATATAGGTTAAACTCGTCCCAAAGTTCTCTAACTCCTGTTGGTTGGCAGAACACCAATATGGACACAAACAACCTTCTTAATGAAGATGGCATGTTAGAAGAACATGCTTCCTGCAAGCATTGACGAATATAATCATCTTGTTGGAGAAGACCCCTCATTTCAGCTGCTTCTTTGAATGTTGTATATGTAATCCCATTTACTTCTCTAAGTTCCTCAAAAGAACTTGGCCCTTTAACATGGTTCAAAAGTATACGGAGGTAAAACCTGTCGCCTTCAGATGGTGAAACAACATATATCCTTCCAACAACTTTATTTTGACTACGTCGACGTGTCCAATTTTTTCCAGATTGTATCCACGCATAATGTTGTGGAAACTCCCGATATAAGTACTTCTCAACCATGGTAGGATTAGAAttcattttgaaaaattcagtaAGCATAGTCTTCGAATTGTCGTCATTTGCAAGTATATCGCCTAATGATTGCTCTGGATTGAAACGGATTAACTGCTCATTTGGTAAATGTATTTGCAACCGAATAACTGAAGGATAAATCCTACTGAATTCAAATGAATAAATTCTCCATAGTGCCTCAGGAGGGCAAATCCACCTTCCATCCACATACTGTTGGATTTCATCACAATTTTGTCTATTACGTAACTCTAACGCAACACGATCAGGTCCTTTGTGAATGTATTTGTATATGTATTTGACACATTTAATACCCCCACATACTTCAACATTAATATGGCAATCATATTTCAACAGAAGCCACGGATTGTAAGGGACAACCCAACCATTGTCAATGATGACTTGATCGTTGTTGTTAGATACAACTCGCATACCTTCACGTCTCTGATACAAAGGATATGAGTCATTACCTCGAGAAGTATATGCGACAAATGGTTTTGGGAAGTTCTTTTTGCACTTACCATCTTTCATACATGGACTATGAGGATTGATTAAACCACACGGTCCATGTATCATATGGTGTTTAACAGCTTCATATAGACTGGGTTCATCTCTTTCTGAAGGTATTTCTGCACGCACAATTGAGTCAAAGTCGTTTGGAGAATGTAACTTATCAATGTTGTCAAATATAACCAACATGTGCACATGAGGCAGTCCCCTCTTTTGATATTCGATGGCATATGAGTAAGAGCGAACTCTTCCTAGAACTCCTCTATCCACCACATCTTTCTTAAATTCAtcgaattttattttgaatatccTTGTAATCAAATCTGGACGATCTTGGGGAGATTGCCCGGGAAGTAGTTGCTCTTTTATTTCATGCCAATTAGGATTGCATGTCATTGTAATCATTAAATCTGGCTTCCCATATGTTTGTACCAAAGTCATTGCATCTTGGTATCGTTGATACATATCGCGTGGGCTTCCAACGAATGTTGATGGTAGTACTATTCTGTGACCCACATTTCCTGTATAATATATTTGTTAGCACATCAGcagtaaatattttttaaaaaaaatgttagtttgaaattaaatttttataccTGCGTTATTCTCTCCCCCATTTAAACAATCTTGTAGCCCTTGATAAAGGTCAGAACGGATGTTGCTTTGATTAGTACGGATCCACCTTAGTCTATGTGTTTCAATCTTTACGTAGTTGTCAACTACGTATTGTTGTAGGAGCCGACCTCCGTGAAGTAGTAATGATGAAGAATTATCTCGTATCTAGAACAAAAGGATGGTTTTCATAACTTTATAGATATATCAATATTTGAAGTTaagaaataatttatttgttgaTTAAGCATAGGGTGGTATGTTATTCTGCTAACCTGTAGCATATATGCGTAGTAGTTTAAGCATGTAACCCGGGAACCATCGTTGTTTTTGCTGTTTGTATCCCAACCATACGTACCATATGGCAAAAGGAGAGGATACTGTAGGGGATCATAATAACCAACAATATCTTGGATATTCATAAGATGACCACCAATTCCTTGTATAATAATGTCACGACTACTCAAGTTATAGGAACATTCATTGTCAACGATAACAGCAGCAACCTGAGATGCCGTCGGTAAATTGTATTGACGTTGATTAGGTTGTTGTTCCTTTATGATGAGCTTGCAGCTAGGTATGTCTTCACATCTGCCAATTTGCCGAAATACATGCACGAATGGATTGTATAGATCGAGGATGTTTTGTATTTTTATGAGCACCTCTCGTCGTAATCCTTGATTTTCTTCAAGtctattatttatttcatgatcTGTGTCTACAATCCACATCTGCATGTACCTCGGCCTAGAATTTTCATTTGGTAGAAGACTTCCGATTGAGTGATATATTGACCCATGAGCACGAAATGTATAAATTCCATTTGAACCGGTTGCCAAAGATTCATCTATACTGACTCCCATCGATGTGAAAGAGAAAACATGATTATAAGCTCTAATATGCTGTCTGAAATGTCTACTCTGTTCATTGTTCTCATTATATAGCTCTTGCAATTCAATTGGAGATTGTATAAGATGTAATTTGGTACGGCCATTTCTACAGCATAGTTGAGATGTTTCACTATGGAACAATAAAGCTTCACAATATGGACAATGGGTTGGATTGGGCAAATTCCATTGACCATTATGTTGACTCTCATGGACATTTCTTGCCAAATTATGATATCGACGTGGACGTGAACCTCGTCGATCATTAGCAATTATGTTGTTTTCACTATTTCTTGTTCCTGTAGTCATATATAGCTCAATGTagtaaaatatacatatatgcaaataaatttataaaataaatatgtgtGGATCCAAGTATTTCACTTGATTTCTCGCattaatttttatatctatgtatatatatatatatatatatatatatatatatattgtgacaatgaaaattaaataaaatgtagAGTGATGATAAATTTTGTGTTTCTGATTAGACTGatacttaaattaaataatgattGATAATTTTTGTTGGTGAGAGCATTATTGTTGTCATTCTATATTTTGTTGTAGCCAATAAATTATAACTGATTTGTTTGATTTATAGTAAATTCAatcataatttcaatttttaaaataaaatataacttaactTGTTATTAATTTCATCCCGCGAAACAGTAAATGAgtttaattttgaatataagaaaataaacaactcaagtattgaattaaaatttttataatacaTAAGTGATTAAATAAAATGTTGAGTGGTCAtaaattttgtgtttttttatatgtaaccacatttttagtaattaattttatttattgaaatacACTTAAAGAAgaaattatgtttttaattaataaaaagcATAATACGGTGTAAAATGATACAATTTCATTAAATAGATtaacatataaaaaattaaatatataatgtaatatttaaataaatattataaaataatttaaataaatattataaaataataaaatatataattacaaTTTATAAATGCAGATAAGATCTTGATAAAAGATTTACAGATCAATTCAAAAAATTTCGAATTTTATGAATTCAAAATTGTAGAAAAAATCTTTTGATCTTACGTAGTTTTTTttcctcaaaatttgattgcTCTTAAGATACATTAACAACTTTGCTCTTATCAATTTATGCGTAATTTTTCatatcattttttaattttttttattatctctaaaaaaatatttaatatattaaaaattttatttatggaTATACTATTAtttggtttttaaaatttatataaatattattttgataatatttgttttttttgttatctaaacgtttttgaattttgataattacatatttttattatataatacaTATTTAAGGTTTTAAAATGTTGAAATATATCAATTATTATattctattattattttttaatagatACTAATAGTACTCCGATTCGACTGTCCGGTTGAACCGTTTGAATCGTTTTTATGAGTTTACCAGTTTGATTACCGATTTGGTTATGAAAACATTGATATCCAGTACATCATATATATGTGATGTGTCAAATATATTATACAAAATTTAATATcgattaatataatatttgtttgAAATACCTTGAGGAGCATAATTTGTGGGTTGTTGACATGTGCTTGTACTTCCACGAACAAAATTTGATGTTAAACTCTGATATGGTATTGGTTGTACGTGGCACATTTGTTGAATCATTGTGTCATCAGTACCTTATAtgtaaaacaaatttaaaacatTATTGATAAACAAATTGGGGAACATAATTGTTGGAAATTGGAATTGTAACTATAATTTGTGATatatgtttaaaaaaataaaatttaggaatttttttttaacaatgtAAATTTATGTATGTTAATTTGTTTGTAATATAAAACCACGTGTTTGTTAGTAATTAAAGTTATTTATTGAAATGCAATTAAAGAAGCAATAGTATGTCATATGTGATGTGTCAGACATAATATACAAAATTTACTATTGATTAATATAATGTATGTTTGAAATACCTTGAGGATCATAATTTGTGCTTGTACTTCCGCGGAGAAAATTTGATGTTAAGATCTGATTAGGTATTGGTTGTACGTGATACATTTGCTGAATCATGGTATCATCAGTACCTTAAATGAAAaacatatttaaataattattaaaaaagatttgtatatatttgtaaataaaaaataaaaatataatttttatatatttttaagagaaaatataaaattatgtttGAAAGTATTTTCAATCTACATGTCGCCAAAATTATAAATGAACACAATTATAAATTAGAAATAGGAATCAGTTTCAGaattatgaatatatatatttttaaataaaatatcatataatTAGATATGGTCAAAGACATAAATTTAGAATTTGAAAGTATTAATTTAATCAAATAAGAAATCACTAATCTTTAtaagaaataagattttataaaaaatttcagattGCTACGATTTTGAAATATTGACAATACAAATTTCATATTGCTACGAAATTGTAATAATATACCATTTTAATTTGCATTATATAatgctatttttttaaaataaatattctaaaatGTTTAATAAgttcaaaaaaatatacaaataaAATCCTTAAGATATAATACAAATCTTTCACCTTCGTGAGAAGTTGTAGAATGTCGGGTCCTCCTCCGATAAGCCTCTCTTCTTTGTGCCAAATATGTAATCCTTTCATCATTAGTCATTGTGTGTCgtattttcctttcaaaaagccTTCGTTGTTCACGTCGTCGAGAAATGTTATTTTCTCCTTCTGTTTGATTATAATGTTATTGAATGATAatagaaactaaaataaatatgaaaaacaataattaataaatgactcgaaatattt comes from the Henckelia pumila isolate YLH828 chromosome 1, ASM3356847v2, whole genome shotgun sequence genome and includes:
- the LOC140866229 gene encoding uncharacterized protein yields the protein MASSPPRTMDPVNPSDNRRRQLNTALQRLRRQSMTEERREELLSRRRSNYHQRRYGNDRITSPPESVLHVSNVTPNSLEGENNISRRREQRRLFERKIRHTMTNDERITYLAQRREAYRRRTRHSTTSHEGTDDTMIQQMYHVQPIPNQILTSNFLRGSTSTNYDPQGTDDTMIQQMCHVQPIPYQSLTSNFVRGSTSTCQQPTNYAPQAGDIIKLKMQYNTGATRNIQFMHVDAITIYQQNLLRLNAMLHMPTRTRIIGLGWKITIGMKIIDFGRLILKIFRKIKRHTMKRIGWIEGWDLTKVCQHILFKIF